One Elgaria multicarinata webbii isolate HBS135686 ecotype San Diego chromosome 7, rElgMul1.1.pri, whole genome shotgun sequence DNA window includes the following coding sequences:
- the DNAJC5B gene encoding dnaJ homolog subfamily C member 5B, translating to MACSMAEQRQRALSTSGEALYKLLGLEKGASHDEIKKCYRKLALKYHPDKNPENPEAAEKFKEINNAHATLTDVSKRNIYDQYGSLGLYIAEQFGEENVNTYFMLSSWWAKGLFALCGLLTGCYFCCCLCCCFNCCCGKCKPKPPEEEQEFCMSPEDLEEQIKTDMERDGETPILLQPTNATEKTQLIGDSHRSYRTDS from the exons ATGGCTGAACAACGGCAGCGTGCTTTATCTACATCTGGAGAAGCACTCTACAAACTCCTGGGTCTTGAGAAGGGGGCATCCCATGACGAAATCAAGAAATGTTACAG GAAGTTGGCTCTGAAATATCATCCTGACAAAAATCCCGAAAACCCAGAAGCTGCTGAAAAATTTAAAGAAATCAACAATGCCCATGCAACACTAACTGACGTCTCCAAAAGAAACATCTATGACCAGTATGGATCATTAGGGCTGTACATTGCAGAACAATTTGGTGAAGAAAACGTCAATACGTACTTCATGCTTTCTAGTTGGTGGGCAAAG GGCCTCTTTGCACTCTGTGGCCTCTTGACTGGCTGCTACTTTTGCTGCTGCCTGTGCTGCTGTTTCAACTGCTGTTGTGGAAAGTGCAAGCCTAAGCCCCCAGAAGAAGAGCAAGAGTTCTGCATGTCTCCTGAAGATCTGGAAGAACAAATTAAGACCGACATGGAAAGAG aTGGAGAAACTCCAATTCTGCTTCAGCCGACAAATGCAACTGAGAAAACCCAACTTATTGGGGACAGTCATCGCAGTTACCGCACAGATTCATAA